One genomic region from Entelurus aequoreus isolate RoL-2023_Sb linkage group LG14, RoL_Eaeq_v1.1, whole genome shotgun sequence encodes:
- the acin1a gene encoding apoptotic chromatin condensation inducer in the nucleus isoform X2, whose amino-acid sequence MADLEDVTLDGKPLQSLRVADLKAALEERGLSKSGHKNALVKRLKGALMLENLQKTSTAQVGLQPNSQIGEEMSQNSFIKQYLAKQQELLRQRLEREAREASETNEQEDHIEVNNSTLSPAQAQDATQASDLQKSPRPSDGDSPFAAVNEGGANSNQEAHMSPSPASGSVPGGDHQPDKRAAASDFLADSDDDDSEDGDDDGDDEDWDSNIRRRTPRQPARGPSTRERCGASCQPQQQHIPSLLSPQLRQPTPPPSPPPELSFPLPDTPKQSPPSPDVAPARRSPSSSSSGSSSSDSRSSSPEPHRGGHVERKPGPLTLLARKMESEGAFSGASWHGGNGEGGRKDSISPLATSFSGTEHTGGLTSANTHTDSMPGSTEPGILNQSIGGAHSAQSPVSGLKASAVKERDSELEALELERARLRTQEEEQAKEEERKRALEKEEEEKALLLEKKLALEKERQEREEALAKEQEEARERALELERQRALERERLQQKEKEKKEREMEKARVKALERERVEREKALEKERLEREKALEAERKEKERLEKEKLLEQERLERERLEKERIEKEKALERERLEREEALERERLEREKALELERLEQERLEKEKALEQERLEKEKALERERLEKEKALEQERLEKEKALEQERLEKEREKALEQERLEKERAKALEQERLEKERAKALEQERLEKERAKALEQERLEKERAKALEQERLEKEREKALEQERLEREKALEQERLEKERQKALEQERLEKEREKALEQERLEKERVKALEQERLEREKALEQERLEKERLEKEREKALEQERLEREKALEQERLEKEREKALEQERLEKERAKALEQERLEKEREKALEQERLEREKALEQERLEKEREKALEQERLEKEREKALEQERLEREKALELERLEKEKALELERLEKEKALEKERLEREKALEQKRLEKERAKALEQERLEKEREKALEQERLEREKALQQKRLEKEREKALEKERLEKEKALELERLERGRALEQERLERERTLEQERLERERVLKQEQLEKEKALELERLERERALEQKRLERERTEQERLERERVLKQEQLEKEEALAREKALEQERLEKEKALECQRLEREKSLEQERLEQERKERVRIQTLASDKAEEQRRLAFEAGGNKNSGLDSSLDNVRTEEAITVGRVCEEDSLKKKITKELDTEVPPSKCGRELGLTPPTAPLSTGPGQKTEAGDQEDANAPMSPTSLSSSKSSFRKFRFSRDSPMRPPSSTPSVVLKRPRTFSDTPPVSSSPGQQKEGHQTSAVPNVGAKPLRPVGSQSEEVPDVNKNSSKESFSSQVSKDIAKDASVMQEESATEKAKDAGKRDKGPSKPADATQWQERDGKRENKKNRKRSSSDSSSSDSDSGSSSSRSSSSSSSSPEKSSISRSRRGKKPEGSVTAVPQDDSIKEISKPSPYKTSTADNGASQAKKPFLESTPREERKRNASEGLEEKDEQRKGIDSAMADSEKVPETSEETPKAFTARKISIGNSKTSPGRGSTDTDPESGTGRKRRWGSSTVVTVKKPSISITTDSLKSLIPDIKPCTGLDAVVDLYPEEVVLSGAEEEDPERSEQDLQIRRTVTQVVPSDSQENGQREAKRSRCEEVEVNDVQGDATHEDKTSVPEIMGNQSPPQPSQDVELSAVTTGETLIRRSISQQKTGVSITIDDPVRTNRQPSPPRGKVSNIVHVNNLVRPFTLGQLKELLGRTGTLLEQGFWIDKIKSHCYVTYSSSEEAVATREALHGVKWPQSNPKVLNVDFCQQDELDFHKALGTADKPAAEEQWLGSTRCLATGLPSLLPGRDQWAEREREMERREKARAQREWDRDKVREFGKGDDKEAGPRRSRSREKRRKERAKSKEKKTEKKEKAAEEPPAKLLDDLFRKTKAAPCIYWLPLTDQQSVAREAARAERMKEREKRMKQQQEEKEKKREEERKERIKGGGGVAAGERSEGEKDKERERDRGKERERENDKRRDGCRRPGASGESAGRRSRSRSDPRDRRR is encoded by the exons GCTCTCATGCTGGAGAATCTGCAGAAGACCTCCACTGCTCAGGTTGGACTGCAACCAAACTCTCAG ATTGGTGAGGAAATGAGCCAAAATAGCTTCATCAAGCAGTATCTAGCTAAACAGCAGGAGCTTTTGAGGCAGCGGCTCGAGAGAGAGGCTCGTGAAGCCTCTGAAACTAACG AGCAAGAGGACCACATAGAAGTAAATAACAGCACCCTAAGCCCTGCTCAAGCCCAG GATGCAACCCAAGCCTCTGACCTTCAGAAGTCACCACGCCCTTCTGACGGAGACAGCCCTTTTGCCGCAGTAAATGAGGGAGGAGCTAACAGCAACCAGGAAGCTCACATGTCTCCTTCTCCTGCATCTGGCTCAGTCCCCGGCGGTGACCACCAGCCAGACAAGAGGGCTGCGGCCAGCGACTTCTTGGCCGACAGTGACGATGACGACAGTGAGGATGGCGACGACGACGGTGACGACGAAGACTGGGACAGCAACATCCGAAGGAGAACGCCGAGACAGCCGGCCAGAGGGCCCTCAACTCGGGAGAGGTGTGGAGCATCTTGTCAGCCTCAGCAGCAGCACATCCCCTCCCTTTTGTCTCCTCAACTCCGTCAGCCAACCCCTCCCCCGTCCCCACCTCCAGAGTTGTCATTCCCCTTACCCGACACCCCCAAACAGAGCCCGCCGAGTCCGGATGTAGCCCCAGCGAGGCGCTCGCCCAGCAGCTCCAGCTCTGGCTCCTCAAGCAGCGATAGCCGCAGTAGCAGTCCAGAACCACACCGAGGTGGACACGTGGAGCGCAAACCTGGTCCGTTAACCCTTCTGGCACGTAAAATGGAATCGGAGGGCGCTTTCTCTGGAGCCAGTTGGCACGGTGGAAATGGGGAAGGTGGCAGGAAGGACAGCATTTCACCATTGGCCACATCATTTTCTGGCACAGAGCACACTGGAGGTCTCACATCTGCCAACACTCACACGGACTCTATGCCTGGTTCTACGGAACCAGGCATCCTCAACCAGAGCATTGGCGGAGCCCATTCAGCCCAAAGTCCTGTGAGTGGGCTCAAGGCTTCCGCAGTGAAAGAGCGGGATTCTGAACTAGAGGCTCTTGAGTTGGAAAGAGCGAGGTTAAGAACACAAGAGGAAGAGCAAGCAAAAGAGGAAGAGCGAAAGAGAGCTCTtgaaaaagaggaagaagaaaaagcTTTGCTGTTGGAGAAAAAACTTGCATTGGAAAAGGAGAGGCAGGAGAGAGAAGAAGCTTTGGCCAAAGAGCAGGAAGAGGCCAGAGAGAGAGCTCTAGAGCTGGAGAGGCAAAGGGCCTTGGAGCGAGAACGTCTCCAGCAGAAGGAGAaggaaaagaaagagagagaaatgGAGAAGGCAAGAGTCAAGGCCTTGGAACGGGAACGAGTGGAACGAGAAAAGGCTCTTGAGAAAGAAAGGTTAGAAAGAGAAAAAGCTTTGGAAGCGGAAAGGAAAGAAAAGGAGCGGCTTGAGAAAGAGAAACTATTGGAGCAGGAACGGTTGGAAAGGGAGAGACTAGAGAAAGAGCGAATAGAAAAGGAAAAAGCCTTGGAGAGAGAGAGACTCGAGAGGGAGGAAGcgttagagagagagagactcgAGAGGGAGAAAGCCCTCGAGCTTGAGCGGTTAGAGCAAGAGCGTCTAGAAAAAGAGAAAGCCTTAGAGCAAGAGCGACTAGAAAAAGAGAAAGCCTTAGAGCGAGAGCGACTAGAAAAAGAGAAAGCCTTAGAGCAAGAGCGACTAGAAAAAGAGAAAGCCTTAGAGCAAGAGCGACTAGAAAAAGAGAGGGAGAAAGCTTTAGAGCAAGAGCGACTAGAAAAAGAGAGGGCGAAAGCATTAGAGCAAGAGCGACTAGAAAAAGAGAGGGCGAAAGCATTAGAACAAGAGCGACTAGAAAAAGAGAGGGCGAAAGCATTAGAACAAGAGCGACTAGAAAAAGAGAGGGCGAAAGCATTAGAACAAGAGCGACTAGAAAAAGAGAGGGAGAAAGCCTTAGAGCAAGAGCGACTGGAGAGGGAGAAAGCCTTAGAGCAAGAGCGACTAGAAAAAGAGAGACAGAAAGCATTAGAGCAAGAGCGACTAGAAAAAGAGAGGGAGAAAGCATTAGAGCAAGAGCGATTAGAAAAAGAGAGGGTGAAAGCATTAGAGCAAGAGCGACTAGAGAGGGAGAAAGCTTTAGAGCAAGAGCGATTAGAAAAAGAGCGACTAGAAAAAGAGAGGGAGAAAGCCTTAGAGCAAGAGCGACTTGAGAGGGAGAAAGCCTTAGAGCAAGAGCGACTAGAAAAAGAGAGGGAGAAAGCATTAGAGCAAGAGCGACTAGAAAAAGAGAGGGCGAAAGCCTTAGAGCAAGAGCGACTAGAAAAAGAGAGGGAGAAAGCTTTAGAGCAAGAGCGACTAGAGAGGGAGAAAGCCTTAGAGCAAGAGCGACTAGAAAAAGAGAGGGAGAAAGCATTAGAGCAAGAGCGACTAGAAAAAGAGAGGGAGAAAGCCTTAGAGCAAGAGCGACTAGAGAGGGAGAAAGCCTTAGAGCTAGAGCGACTAGAAAAAGAGAAAGCCTTAGAACTTGAGCGACtagaaaaagaaaaagccttaGAGAAAGAGCGATTAGAGAGGGAGAAAGCTTTAGAGCAAAAGCGACTAGAAAAAGAGAGGGCGAAAGCCTTAGAGCAAGAGCGACTAGAGAAAGAGAGGGAGAAAGCTTTAGAGCAAGAGCGACTAGAGAGGGAGAAAGCTTTACAGCAAAAGCGACTAGAAAAAGAGAGGGAGAAAGCTTTAGAAAAAGAGCGACTGGAAAAAGAGAAAGCCTTAGAGCTTGAACGACTAGAACGGGGGAGAGCCTTAGAGCAAGAGCGACTAGAGAGGGAGAGGACATTAGAGCAGGAGAGACTAGAGAGGGAGAGAGTCTTAAAGCAAGAGCAACTAGAAAAAGAGAAAGCCTTAGAGCTTGAACGACTAGAACGGGAGAGAGCCTTAGAGCAAAAGCGACTAGAGAGGGAGAGGACAGAGCAGGAGAGACTAGAGAGGGAGAGAGTCTTAAAGCAAGAGCAACTAGAAAAAGAGGAAGCCTTAGCGCGCGAGAAAGCCTTAGAACAAGAACGACTAGAAAAAGAGAAAGCCTTAGAGTGTCAGCGACTGGAGAGGGAGAAATCTTTAGAGCAGGAGCGACTAGAACAAGAAAGAAAAGAGCGAGTGAGAATTCAGACGTTAGCGAGCGACAAAGCAGAAGAGCAGAGGAGGTTAGCGTTTGAGGCCGGGGGAAATAAAAACTCAGGGCTAGATTCTAGTCTTGATAACGTGAGGACAGAGGAGGCCATAACAGTGGGAAGGGTTTGTGAAGAGGATAGTTTGAAGAAGAAAATAACCAAAGAGTTAGACACTGAAGTCCCTCCATCTAAATGTGGCAGAGAGCTTGGTCTTACCCCTCCCACTGCTCCCCTTTCCACAGGACCAGGTCAAAAAACAGAGGCAGGGGACCAGGAAGATGCCAATGCTCCAATGTCACCAACGTCACTGTCATCTTCCAAGTCATCGTTCAGGAAGTTCCGGTTCTCAAGGGACTCTCCAATGCGACCCCCGTCTTCTACCCCTTCCGTGGTTCTCAAGCGTCCCCGTACCTTCTCTGATACCCCCCCTGTCTCCTCCAGTCCTGGACAACAGAAGGAAGGACATCAAACGTCTGCTGTACCGAATGTTGGTGCCAAACCACTGCGTCCAGTAGGCAGCCAGTCTGAGGAAGTCCCTGATGTAAACAAGAACAGTTCCAAAGAAAGTTTCTCAAGTCAGGTATCAAAGGACATTGCTAAGGACGCTTCCGTGATGCAGGAGGAATCAGCCACAGAGAAAGCAAAAGATGCTGGTAAAAGGGACAAAGGTCCTTCAAAGCCAGCCGATGCTACACAGTGGCAGGAAAGAGATGGAAAGAGGGAGAACAAGAAAAACAGAAAACGTTCATCCTCTGACTCCTCCTCTTCTGACTCGGATTCTGGGTCGTCGTCATCTCGGTCTTcttcctcatcctcctcatcTCCTGAGAAATCATCCATTTCAAGAAGTAGAAGG GGGAAAAAACCTGAAGGAAGTGTGACTGCTGTGCCTCAAGATGATAGTATAAAAGAAATCTCAAAGCCCTCCCCTTACAAGACTAGCACAGCTGATAATGGAGCTAGTCAGGCCAAG AAACCATTCCTTGAATCGACACCCAGAGAAGAGAGGAAGAGGAACGCCAGCGAAGGATTGGAGGAAAAAGACGAACAAAG GAAGGGGATTGACTCTGCAATGGCAGATTCAGAAAAGGTTCCAGAGACCAGCGAGGAG ACACCCAAAGCCTTCACAGCTCGGAAGATCTCTATTGGCA ACAGCAAGACTTCTCCAGGTAGAGGCAGCACAGACACCGATCCAGAGTCTGGGACTGGTCGCAAGAGAAGGTGGGGTTCCAGCACCGTGGTCACGGTGAAGAAACCTTCCATTAGCATCACCACGGACTCATTGAAG TCTTTGATCCCAGACATCAAGCCATGTACAGGCCTGGATGCTGTGGTAGACCTGTATCCTGAGGAGGTTGTCCTGTCTGGCGCCGAAGAAGAAGATCCAGAGCGCTCGGAGCAGGACCTTCAGATCAGACGCACTGTCACACAA GTGGTGCCATCCGACAGCCAAGAAAATGGACAAAGGGAGGCAAAGAGGAGCAGATGTGAAGAGGTGGAGGTTAATGACGTACAGGGAGACGCAACTCATGAAGACAAAACCTCGGTTCCTGAAATCATGGGGAATCAATCACCACCCCAACCCAGCCAAGATGTAGAACTCAGCGCTG TGACCACGGGCGAAACCCTGATCCGGCGCTCTATCAGCCAGCAGAAAACGGGTGTTTCCATCACCATTGACGACCCTGTACGCACAAACCGACAGCCTTCTCCTCCACGCGGCAAAGTTTCCAACATCGTTCATGTCAACAACCTG GTGAGGCCGTTCACGCTGGGCCAGCTGAAGGAACTGCTGGGCAGAACTGGCACGTTGTTGGAGCAGGGCTTCTGGATCGACAAGATCAAGTCCCACTGTTACGTCACT TACTCCAGCTCAGAGGAGGCGGTCGCCACGCGGGAAGCTCTTCACGGCGTCAAGTGGCCTCAGAGCAACCCGAAAGTTCTCAACGTCGACTTCTGCCAGCAGGATGAG CTGGACTTCCACAAAGCCCTGGGCACGGCGGACAAGCCCGCCGCCGAGGAGCAGTGGCTCGGTTCCACCCGTTGCCTAGCGACCGGCCTGCCGTCCCTCCTCCCTGGCCGAGACCAGTGGGCGGAGCGGGAGCGGGAAATGGAGCGGCGGGAGAAGGCCCGAGCGCAGCGGGAGTGGGACCGCGACAAGGTCCGGGAGTTTGGGAAGGGAGACGACAAGGAGGCGGGGCCCCGGAGGTCGCGCTCGAGAGAGAAGCGACGCAAGGAGCGCGCCAAGAGCAAGGAGAAGAAGACTGAGAAGAAAG AGAAAGCAGCTGAGGAACCTCCGGCGAAGCTTCTGGATGACCTGTTTAGGAAAACTAAAGCGGCTCCTTGCATTTACTGGCTGCCACTGACCGACCAGCAG TCCGTGGCGAGGGAAGCTGCCAGGGCCGAGCGCATGAAGGAGCGGGAGAAACGGATGAAGCAGCagcaggaggagaaggagaagaaaaggGAGGAAGAGCGCAAGGAGAGAATTAAAGGCGGCGGCGGCGTGGCGGCGGGAGAACGGAGCGAGGGCGAGAAGGACAAAGAGAGAGAGCGGGACAGAGGTAAAGAGAGGGAGCGGGAGAACGACAAACGCAGGGATGGCTGCCGCAGGCCGGGGGCGAGCGGGGAGAGCGCCGGCAGACGCTCTCGGAGTCGCAGCGACCCGCGGGATAGGCGGCGCTAG